From Niallia sp. Man26:
GAATCATTAGCTTCGATTTATTATGTTTATACGAGAAGATTCCATGCCCCTTAATGGAGACTAAAAATTCATGTGGGGCAGGGGAGACAACAGCGGTCGCTCCATTAGCGTGCATGACTAGTGTCCTTTTCCTTTACCCATTCATATGCACCAAGAGCAAATTGCTCACATTCCTGTATTTCCTCCTCACTATCAGGACTAAATTCGATTTTTAATCTAGTGGTAAATACTTCTCCGCCTCTTTCTTTAACTTTGTCTGCCAAAGTATCTACAGCTTGACAGAAGGCAGGATAAAAAGTATCTCCAGAGCCAAAAATACCGAAGGACATTCCATGTAAATCCATTTCACATAGCTCATCATACATATCC
This genomic window contains:
- a CDS encoding flavodoxin domain-containing protein, with the protein product MKVLIGYVSLTSNTEDITTVIKNKLESLNCDIDVEELDLIPLENLSSYDLVLFGSYTWGDGDLPYELEDMYDELCEMDLHGMSFGIFGSGDTFYPAFCQAVDTLADKVKERGGEVFTTRLKIEFSPDSEEEIQECEQFALGAYEWVKEKDTSHAR